DNA from Bacteroidota bacterium:
TTCCATGCAGATAAACCACCTCATTAAGTTTTATTTTTCCAACCACATCATCCATGTTGTTTCCAACCACATTCGCATTAATCTTTGCTGTAATACCAGCATATTCACCTGACTTTAAAAGATTGAGTTTTGACAGATTGGCTTTCGTAATATCAGAAGTAAAATTTATCAGCGTAGGCGATTTGCTGAAATCCATGTCGCCATTAAAATCAAGATGCAGGTTCTCATCATTGACGGCAAGGGTGCCATCAAAAATATTACGAGCAAACTTTCCCTTCAGATTAATGTTCTGATACGTATAGCCGTTTGCTTCCAAACTGTTCACATTTCCTTCAACCAATAAATTCGCTTCTGTTTTCTTCAATCCCTTACCTTCAAGATTGACATTCATAGTGATGTTGCCAATGTACTTTTCACTGTCAAAAAATTTTCCGAGATTAAAATCTTTTGTTGCAAACTTTCCGCGATAACTTGTTTTTCCTGAAGTATCCTGCTTCAACGAAATGTCGGTGGAAATTTGTCCGAGGGCTGTATTAAATTTTCCATAGGAAACAAAATCATTGTAAAACCCGCTGAAGTTCCCTTTGAATTTTATTATTCCGAAGAGAGAAATATTATCGGGGAGCACAATCGAATTATTTTCATTGAAAGGAGGAAGAGGAATCTGTTCAATTCCTTTTTTGGATGTACGCAGTTCCTTTGCGTCAAAACTCATGAAGGTCTGGTTAATGTCGGGCAAACCAGTCATATCAAAATTGCCCATGAAGCTTGTTTCGTCTCCAATCACCAGCAGAATATTTTTTCCTTTCAAATCGCTCACTTTGCCGCTTACATCTCCGTTGAGAAAAACTCTTCTCTTAATTCCATAAAGTTCATCCGAAAAATATGCAATATCTGCCATCTCAATATTTGAACTCTTGAACTGAGCCTTCATTTTCACTTTATTCACAAAATCATTGAAGTCGTCATACGTTTTGTACTTGAAAAAGATACTGGCAATTACCTGAGAATTATTTGTGAATGCTTTGAATTCATCCACTTTCAAATCAACAGGGCTCACACTAGCTTTGGCATAAAACTCTTTAAGGAGAAATCCGCTCTTCTCAAGAAGAGAAAAATTTTCAACAACGCATCGGATAGTATCATCATCAAACTTTATATCAGAAACCTTTCCGATGACTGAACTGACGAGGACATCTGAGAAATTAATTCCTTTCAAATGGCTGGTATCACTTTCTATTTTATATGCAAAACGAATATCATCCAGCGTCAGCCCCCCAATGCCAATATGCCATTTTGTGCTGTCAGTTGGCAGAGTTGTATCTTTAGAAGTAAACTCATCTACAATAAACTGAAAGTTATGGACAGAATCTCCATTATATTTTTTCAATTTCACCGTTGCATTTTGTAAAATCAAATCACTGATAAAAACGGTGCTGCTGTCTCTGTCAAATATTCCGATATCGGCTTTCAGTTTTTCTGCATAGAGCAAAGTATCTTTATGCAAGTCCTCCACATATACTCCTTTCAGAACCAACTTGGTGAAGAATTCAATATCAACTCCATCAATTCTTACTACTGTTCCCCATTTGTTTGAAAAATATCCTGCAATTCTGTTCGTGAGCCATGTCTGAACTCCCGGACTTTGCAAAGAAAAATATGCGCTCACCGGCAAAACAATCAGCACCGCGAGTATGTACAGCAGAATGCGAAAACCTTTTTTGATACCTTTACTTACCATGAATTGTCACGAATATACGAATGATAAAAAGAATGAATGACTATTGGAAACAGTGTTTAACAAACATTAACTTTTTAATAAATTGAGTGGCAAGCCTATCATAATTCTCGGTATTGAATCATCCTGTGATGAAACTTCTGCCTCTGTTACAAGGAATACCAATGTTCTTGCCAACCTGATTGCAAGCCAGAAGATTCATGAGTTGTATGGTGGCGTGGTTCCTGAACTTGCTTCCCGTGCGCATCAGAAAAATATTGTTCCGGTTGTTGAGGAAGCGCTGAAACAAGCCGGAATAAAAAAAGAAGAGATTGATGTGATTGCATTCACCAGAGGCCCCGGTTTGATTGGCTCTTTGCTCGTTGGTTCATCTTTTGCAAAAGCAATGTCGCTTGCATTAAATATTCCTCTGATTGAAGTAAATCACATGCAGGCGCATGTATTAGCTCATTTCATTCGCAAGGAAGATGTAAGAGGGCATGGGGAAAATCCAAAATTTCCTTTTTTATGTTTAACGGTTTCTGGCGGCCACACGCAAATTGTTCTGGCAAAAGATTATCTGGATATGGAAGTGATTGGCGAAACCGTGGATGATGCCGCAGGCGAAGCATTTGACAAGGCAGCAAAAATTCTGGGACTTCCCTACCCTGGCGGTCCGCTGATTGATCAATATGCTCAAGAAGGAAATCCAAATGCATTTAAATTTCCTGAGCCCAAAGCAGAAGGATTAAATTTTTCTTTCAGCGGATTGAAGACAGCCGTTTTATATTTCATTCGTGACAAAGAAAAAGAAAATAAAAATTTCATTCAGGAAAACATGAATGATGTGTGCGCTTCCATTCAGCACACCATCATAAAAATCCTTCTCGATAAATTAATTGCTGCTTCAAAGCAAACTAAAATAAAAGAGATTGCCATAGCTGGCGGAGTATCTGCAAACTCAGGATTAAGAAATGCACTTACCGAAACTGGAAAACAACTTAGCTGGAACACTTACATTCCTCCTTTTGAATACTGCACAGACAACGCGGCAATGATTGCCATTGCAGGTTACTTTAAATATTTGAAAGGAGAATTTGCTGAACAGAGTGTGGCTGCAAGTGCGAGGTATACGTTATGAGTTTGTTCGTTAATTGTTAATTCAGCATTGCTGATAATATATAAGTTCGCTTAATCAAAATAATTCCTACTCAAATGAAATTCTTCATAGACACCGCCAATCTCGAACAAATAAAAGAAGCCCAGGCGCTCGGAGTGCTTGATGGAGTAACTACCAATCCTTCGCTTATGGCAAAAGAGGGAATCAAAGGAGATAAAAATATTCTCAAACATTATGTAGATATCTGCAATGCTGTTACCGGAGATGTGAGCGCAGAAGTTATCGCCACCGATTTTGCCGGCATTATCAAAGAAGGAGAAGCGCTTGCAAAACTTCATAAACAAATTGTGGTGAAAGTGCCGATGATAAAAGACGGAGTGAAAGCGCTCAAACATTTTTCAAATAAAGGAATAAAAACCAACTGCACATTGGTGTTCACCGCAGGTCAGTCACTTCTTGCTGCAAAAGCAGGTGCCACGTATGTTTCGCCTTTCATAGGAAGATTGGATGATGTTGGCTACGATGGAGTTGAACTAATCGCACAAATGCGGTTGATTTACGATAACTATGGATACAAAACACAAATCCTTGCAGCGAGCATACGGCACGTGATGCATATTATCAAATGCGCTGAAGTGGGAGCTGATGTTGCAACCTGTCCGCTCAGCGCAATTCTTGGATTACTCAAACATCCGCTCACAGATAATGGACTTGCACAATTTCTCGCAGACCATAAGAAGGTCAATGGATAATGTATGATGTATGATGGTTAATGGATTTACATCAACCATCAACCCTTAACCATCAAACATTTATGATTTTTACCGACCAGTTAGGAAATACAATTTTTCTTCCAGAAATTCCAAAGAGAATCGTCTCTATTGTCCCCTCACAAACAGAATTACTCTTCGATTTAGGATTGGACGAAGAAATCATCGGCATCACAAAGTATTGCGTTCATCCGCAACACTGGCTCGAAACGAAAATAAATATTGGCGGAACAAAAAAACTGAATCTGGAAAAGATAAAAGAGTTGAAGCCCGATTTAATAATCGGCAATAAGGAAGAGAATGAAAAAAATCAGATTCAGGAGTTGATGAAACAGTATCCCGTATGGATGAGTGACATAAAAAATCTGGAAGAAGCGCTGAAGATGATTGATGAAGTCGGAACGATTACCGGCAAGGAAAAAAGGGCGTTGGAAATTCAGAATAATATTCGCGAACAATTCTCGCATTTCAAACTTGCAACATCTCATCTCACCCGTATCACGAATAAAGTTCTTTATCTAATCTGGAGAAAACCATATATAGTTGCGGGGAAAGACACCTTCATCAGCCATCTTCTTGAAATTTGCGGATTTGAAAATGTAATTTCAAAATCAAGATATCCTGAAATCTCCTATGAGGAAATTCAGAAATTGAATCCGAATTTAATTTTTCTTTCTTCCGAACCCTATCCGTTCAGGAAAAAACACGTAACTGAATTCCAAACTCATTTCCAACAAGCAAAAGTTGTGCTCGTAGATGGGGAAATGTTTTCATGGTATGGTTCACGCCTGCTGTATGCTCCCTCCTACTTTGAACGTCTGCTGAAAAATCTTTAGTGGCCTCTCCCCGTCCCTCTCCAAAGGAGAGGGAGACAAAACAAATTATACAATACGGCAATAACCATTTTCAGCATACGTTATTTGTATATTCGCACAGTCTTTTATCCCCATTAAGTTGAGCCAAATAAAAAAAATATTATTCATCACACTATTATTCTCCCTTCCCTTTGGGAAGGGTTGGGGATGGGCGCTTGCCCAAAAGGTCGGTGTAGTTCTCAGCGGTGGAGGCGCGAGCGGACTTGCGCACATCGGAGTTCTGAAAGCGCTGGAAGAAAATAATATTCCCATTGATTATATCAGCGGAACCTCTATTGGCGCATTTGTCGGAGCCATGTATGCAATTGGCTATACCCCAAAACAGATGGAAGAGTATGTTCAGACGGATGATTTCAACAATCAGGTTTATGGCAACGTTGATAAAAAATATGTTTACTACTTCAAAAAGAAAGACGATAATGCTTCATGGATTTCGCTGAAGTTAGCGCTTGACACAACTTTTGAAACAAATCTTCCGACCAATATTGTAAATCCTGCCACGATAGATTTTGCGTTGATGGAAGGATTTGCTTCTTCTGCAGCTGCTGCCAACTATAATTTCGATTCTCTTTTCATTCCTTTCCAGTGTGTGGCTGCTGATATTGAATCAAAAAGCACTGTCGTTTTTCAAAGCGGAGATTTAGCAGAAGCAGTGCGCGCATCTCTTTCTTACCCTTTTTATTTAAAACCAATCAAAGTGGATGGAAAACTTCTTTTTGACGGAGGTATTTATAATAATTTTCCTTCAGACATCATGTATAAGCATTGTTTTCCTGACATTATCATAGGAAGCAATGTTTCCGGAACCGTTGTTTCCCCAGATGAAGATAACCTGCTCTCTCAGTTAAGAGCGATGCTCATCAACCGCGCCACGTTTGATATGCAATGCGAAAACGGAATTCTCATCGAGCCCGTGGTGAACTCTTCCACCTTTGATTTTGGAAATCCAAAAGCGGAGATTGACAGCGGCTATGCAGCAACCATGAGGCAAATTGAATTAATTAAAAAAAGGATTGAAAGAAGAACAAATCCAACTGAACTCACTGAAAAGAGAAAATCGTTCGCTGCAAAAAAACCTCCATTGGTTTTTGGCGATATAAATATTCAAGGGCTGAAAAAGAGGCAGGCAAATTATGTGAGAAACGTTTTGCGCAAACGCGGAAAAACAATACCGCTGAATAAATTCAAACCTGCTTATTTCCGGCTGGTGGAAGATGATAAGATCAAACAGATTTATCCGAAGGCAAAATTCAATCCGCAGAACGGAAATTATGACCTTCTATTAAAAGTAAAAAAGGAAAAAGATATTGTAGCCGAAATGGGTGGCAATGTTTCCAACCGCCCTATCTCTGAAGTGTTTGCCGGTTTTGAATATAAATATCTGGGCAACATCGGAATACGACTGATGGGAAACGGATACTTTGGAAAACTTTATACTTCTGCTCAAACAAGCGCACGGTTTGATTTCCCGTTCAACGTTCCTTTTTACATAGAGCCGGAACTTGCTTTCAACCGTTGGGATTTTTACAAAAGCAGCAATTTATTTTTTGAAGATGTGAAGCCCGCTTACCTTATTCAGAAAGATCAGCACGCCTACCTGAATATTGCCATGCCGGTAACCAACAAAGACAAATTAATTCTGGGAGGAGGAATTGCCTCTACAAAAGATGAATACTATCAATTAGAATTCTTTACACAAAAAGACACTCCTGATGTTACCAATTTTGATATGGTTACAGCACATCTTTTGTTTGAACGAAATACGCTGAACAGAAAACAATATGCTACGCAGGGAACTTACCTTGGATTCAAAACCCGGTTTATGCAGGGTGAAGAATATACTGCTCCTGGCTCTACTTCCAATCTATTGCCTTCCCGGAAAATTCATGAATGGGTTCAATTGAAATTAAT
Protein-coding regions in this window:
- the tsaD gene encoding tRNA (adenosine(37)-N6)-threonylcarbamoyltransferase complex transferase subunit TsaD, with amino-acid sequence MSGKPIIILGIESSCDETSASVTRNTNVLANLIASQKIHELYGGVVPELASRAHQKNIVPVVEEALKQAGIKKEEIDVIAFTRGPGLIGSLLVGSSFAKAMSLALNIPLIEVNHMQAHVLAHFIRKEDVRGHGENPKFPFLCLTVSGGHTQIVLAKDYLDMEVIGETVDDAAGEAFDKAAKILGLPYPGGPLIDQYAQEGNPNAFKFPEPKAEGLNFSFSGLKTAVLYFIRDKEKENKNFIQENMNDVCASIQHTIIKILLDKLIAASKQTKIKEIAIAGGVSANSGLRNALTETGKQLSWNTYIPPFEYCTDNAAMIAIAGYFKYLKGEFAEQSVAASARYTL
- the fsa gene encoding fructose-6-phosphate aldolase — protein: MKFFIDTANLEQIKEAQALGVLDGVTTNPSLMAKEGIKGDKNILKHYVDICNAVTGDVSAEVIATDFAGIIKEGEALAKLHKQIVVKVPMIKDGVKALKHFSNKGIKTNCTLVFTAGQSLLAAKAGATYVSPFIGRLDDVGYDGVELIAQMRLIYDNYGYKTQILAASIRHVMHIIKCAEVGADVATCPLSAILGLLKHPLTDNGLAQFLADHKKVNG
- a CDS encoding ABC transporter substrate-binding protein, yielding MIFTDQLGNTIFLPEIPKRIVSIVPSQTELLFDLGLDEEIIGITKYCVHPQHWLETKINIGGTKKLNLEKIKELKPDLIIGNKEENEKNQIQELMKQYPVWMSDIKNLEEALKMIDEVGTITGKEKRALEIQNNIREQFSHFKLATSHLTRITNKVLYLIWRKPYIVAGKDTFISHLLEICGFENVISKSRYPEISYEEIQKLNPNLIFLSSEPYPFRKKHVTEFQTHFQQAKVVLVDGEMFSWYGSRLLYAPSYFERLLKNL
- a CDS encoding patatin-like phospholipase family protein translates to MSQIKKILFITLLFSLPFGKGWGWALAQKVGVVLSGGGASGLAHIGVLKALEENNIPIDYISGTSIGAFVGAMYAIGYTPKQMEEYVQTDDFNNQVYGNVDKKYVYYFKKKDDNASWISLKLALDTTFETNLPTNIVNPATIDFALMEGFASSAAAANYNFDSLFIPFQCVAADIESKSTVVFQSGDLAEAVRASLSYPFYLKPIKVDGKLLFDGGIYNNFPSDIMYKHCFPDIIIGSNVSGTVVSPDEDNLLSQLRAMLINRATFDMQCENGILIEPVVNSSTFDFGNPKAEIDSGYAATMRQIELIKKRIERRTNPTELTEKRKSFAAKKPPLVFGDINIQGLKKRQANYVRNVLRKRGKTIPLNKFKPAYFRLVEDDKIKQIYPKAKFNPQNGNYDLLLKVKKEKDIVAEMGGNVSNRPISEVFAGFEYKYLGNIGIRLMGNGYFGKLYTSAQTSARFDFPFNVPFYIEPELAFNRWDFYKSSNLFFEDVKPAYLIQKDQHAYLNIAMPVTNKDKLILGGGIASTKDEYYQLEFFTQKDTPDVTNFDMVTAHLLFERNTLNRKQYATQGTYLGFKTRFMQGEEYTAPGSTSNLLPSRKIHEWVQLKLIWDKYYKQRGTLRMGIYFEGNYSNQTFFNNYTASILASPVFQPLAESKTLFQKNFRAHTYAAFGLKNIITIKNRFDLRIEAYAYQPYQEIDPATNKYSTPFLRRYFIGTAALVGHTPIGPISFSVNYYHEEVQPFTFLFHFGYIIFNKKSTD